A genome region from Nocardia sp. NBC_00565 includes the following:
- a CDS encoding YiiD C-terminal domain-containing protein, translating into MNTVSRSDSMRGGGRATGGPTREIAGFAAAYPELDCDAVDYEYLRAVSQEMVPFGRHVGTRITEIGPERAVVEIPAVDTVRNHMGTVHAGALFTAADIGGAAAFVGAAATRLRTVERLVLRAGTASYRKPAIGRIRAIATVDQRELAEVLAATTSNRFELSGKAALLDDGDVVVAKFTFDYVCDVAITEADQ; encoded by the coding sequence ATGAATACAGTATCGCGAAGCGATTCCATGAGGGGCGGCGGCCGGGCGACGGGTGGGCCCACGCGTGAAATAGCTGGATTCGCTGCCGCCTATCCCGAACTCGACTGCGATGCGGTCGATTACGAGTACCTGCGGGCCGTCTCACAGGAGATGGTGCCGTTCGGCCGCCACGTCGGAACCCGCATCACCGAGATCGGACCGGAGCGAGCGGTGGTCGAGATTCCGGCCGTCGACACTGTGCGCAACCATATGGGCACCGTCCATGCCGGTGCGCTGTTCACCGCCGCCGATATCGGTGGCGCGGCGGCGTTCGTCGGCGCGGCCGCCACTCGCCTGCGCACGGTCGAACGGCTGGTGCTGCGCGCGGGCACCGCCTCCTATCGCAAGCCCGCCATCGGCCGCATCCGCGCGATCGCCACCGTGGACCAGCGCGAACTGGCCGAGGTGCTGGCCGCCACCACGTCGAACCGGTTCGAATTGTCCGGTAAGGCAGCGCTACTGGATGACGGCGATGTGGTCGTCGCCAAGTTCACCTTCGACTATGTCTGCGACGTCGCGATCACGGAGGCGGATCAGTGA
- a CDS encoding acyl-CoA dehydrogenase family protein: MTTVAQLVDKTTQFIRDQVIPVEREIVVDGRVMDDALRLELQKKAKEAGVFGPLSDPRYGGLGLDTRDQARVLEAAGASLLGPLAVNAWAPDDGNIHLLAHVANPEQQERYLAPLAAGEVRSAIAMTEPAPGAGSDPGMLQTVAEETDDGWIINGAKHFTTGAQGAAFTICVAQTSDGPTMFLVDQDNPGLKVGRRMPTLDHTSAPGGHCEVAFVDCAVPDSAVLGAVGQGLVLAQVRLAPSRLVFCMNWLGLAVRAHHLAIEHISTRQSFGVPIADHGLAQGLVADNEIDIAAARGVIRTAAETIDEQGPTSSQARHDASIAKTFVSEAVWRVLDRAVQLHGGLGVCEDYLVARFLVEARAFRIYEGPSEVLRWSIARRALRNR; encoded by the coding sequence ATGACCACTGTGGCGCAGTTGGTGGACAAGACCACCCAGTTCATTCGTGACCAGGTAATTCCGGTGGAACGCGAGATCGTCGTCGACGGACGCGTGATGGATGACGCTCTACGGCTCGAGCTGCAGAAGAAGGCCAAGGAAGCGGGTGTGTTCGGCCCGCTCTCGGACCCGCGATACGGCGGGCTCGGTCTCGATACCCGGGACCAGGCGCGGGTGCTCGAAGCCGCGGGCGCCAGCCTGCTCGGCCCGCTCGCCGTGAACGCGTGGGCCCCCGACGACGGGAACATCCACCTGCTCGCCCACGTGGCCAACCCGGAACAGCAGGAACGTTATCTCGCGCCGCTGGCCGCCGGTGAGGTCCGCTCGGCCATCGCGATGACCGAACCCGCACCGGGCGCGGGTTCGGATCCCGGCATGCTGCAGACGGTCGCCGAGGAGACCGATGACGGCTGGATCATCAACGGCGCCAAGCATTTCACCACCGGCGCGCAGGGCGCGGCGTTCACCATCTGCGTCGCACAGACCAGTGACGGGCCGACCATGTTCCTGGTCGATCAGGACAATCCGGGGCTGAAGGTGGGCCGCCGGATGCCGACCCTCGATCACACCAGCGCACCCGGCGGGCATTGCGAGGTCGCCTTCGTCGACTGTGCCGTACCGGATTCGGCCGTACTCGGCGCGGTCGGCCAGGGGCTGGTGCTCGCCCAGGTCCGGCTCGCGCCCTCGCGGCTGGTGTTCTGCATGAACTGGCTCGGCCTCGCGGTGCGCGCGCACCACCTCGCCATCGAACACATCAGCACCCGGCAGTCTTTCGGCGTCCCGATCGCCGATCACGGTCTGGCGCAGGGATTGGTCGCCGATAACGAGATCGATATCGCCGCCGCCCGTGGCGTGATCCGCACCGCGGCCGAAACCATCGACGAGCAGGGGCCGACCTCCTCGCAGGCCCGCCATGACGCGTCGATCGCGAAAACGTTCGTCTCCGAGGCGGTTTGGCGGGTGCTCGACCGCGCGGTCCAGCTGCACGGCGGACTCGGTGTCTGCGAGGACTACCTGGTCGCCCGATTCCTGGTGGAGGCCAGAGCCTTCCGCATCTACGAGGGTCCATCCGAGGTGCTGCGCTGGTCCATCGCCCGCCGTGCACTGCGCAATCGCTGA